In Aegilops tauschii subsp. strangulata cultivar AL8/78 chromosome 3, Aet v6.0, whole genome shotgun sequence, one genomic interval encodes:
- the LOC141042733 gene encoding protein FAR-RED IMPAIRED RESPONSE 1-like — protein MKNISGSSQNSGKNTITPLQPAQTVIFGCGLVIEESEDAFKWLFSTFLKAVEDKHPVGILTDQNRAMELAIKAVLPNTIHRWCKWHIFYKAKEHIGPNLYSKTSDFKDKFHRVLNHTRTIDEFEGAWNSLIAEYDLHSNTWLQDVWDKRDRWAPPYFKDFFFAKMTTTQRSECMNHVLKAYVSPSSTMHNFVKQYDKFIADRIAAEDKLEFDTSKDARQPRCGSPIERKAAKVYTDTMFAKFSDQVMMHIGCRNLPDKYIKKRWTSNAREGNKSRFNMHAAASRTHRHTLLFEACMDLSSKGDASVDAYHVAMRKITEALQEIRLMPTQEDATAILQVHTTSTHLSAESDDECANEMEDEDILEAQLHDDVLPPNRRKKRGRPRTARLKSAAEGGVRTKRKCSFCQEKGHYRTGCPQNPENLTKSKINKVCKKCQLPGHNTSTCGDPPLHT, from the exons ATGAAGAACATAAGTGGATCATCACAGAACTCCGGCAAGAACACAATCACCCCCTTACAACCAGCACAG ACTGTCATCTTTGGTTGCGGACTGGTTATAGAAGAATCAGAGGATGCCTTCAAGTGGTTGTTTAGTACTTTTCTTAAAGCTGTCGAAGATAAGCATCCAGTTGGAATTCTCACAG ACCAGAACAGGGCCATGGAACTTGCCATCAAAGCTGTACTCCCTAACACAATCCATAGGTGGTGTAAATGGCACATTTTTTACAAAGCCAAAGAACATATTGGTCCTAATCTTTACAGCAAGACATCTGATTTCAAGGACAAGTTCCATAGAGTTCTTAATCATACAAGGACCATAGATGAGTTTGAAGGTGCTTGGAACTCACTTATTGCTGAGTATGATCTCCATAGCAACACCTGGCTACAAGATGTGTGGGATAAACGTGATCGCTGGGCACCACCATACTTCAAAGATTTTTTCTTCGCAAAGATGACAACAACGCAACGCAGCGAGTGCATGAATCATGTGCTCAAAGCCTACGTTTCACCATCATCAACCATGCATAACTTCGTTAAACAATACGATAAGTTTATTGCTGATAGGATTGCGGCTGAGGACAAACTTGAGTTCGACACTTCGAAG GATGCAAGGCAGCCGAGATGTGGATCACCAATAGAGAGGAAAGCTGCTAAAGTTTACACAGACACCATGTTTGCGAAGTTCAGCGACCAG GTTATGATGCATATTGGGTGCCGGAATCTTCCAGACAAATACATCAAGAAAAGATGGACGAGCAATGCCCGAGAAGGAAATAAAAGCAGATTCAACATGCATGCTGCTGCTTCGAGGACTCACCGGCATACCCTGTTATTCGAAGCTTGCATGGACCTATCGTCCAAAGGTGATGCATCAGTTGATGCGTACCATGTTGCAATGAGGAAAATTACTGAAGCTTTACAGGAGATCCGTTTGATGCCAACCCAAGAAGATGCTACGGCTATACTTCAAGTCCACACAACATCTACACATTTATCTGCGGAATCAGATGATGAGTGTGCCAATGAAATGGAAGACGAGGACATCTTGGAAGCTcaacttcatgacgatgtgcttcCACCAAACCGACGCAAGAAGCGAGGACGTCCAAGGACAGCAAGGCTCAAATCTGCTGCCGAAGGTGGTGTACGTACAAAACGGAAATGTTCATTCTGCCAAGAGAAAGGACACTACAGAACTGGTTGTCCTCAAAACCCAGAGAATTTGACAAAGTCAAAGATTAATAAAGTCTGCAAGAAGTGCCAGCTTCCTGGCCACAACACCTCTACATGTGGCGATCCTCCTTTACATACTTGA